One Streptomyces drozdowiczii DNA segment encodes these proteins:
- a CDS encoding NPCBM/NEW2 domain-containing protein, producing MRHLPSRPTRASRRRVLGALVAGLLCTAGTVVPAAAHAPAPPPAAGPRAANGLALTPPMGFNNWNSTHCRAEFDEEMVRGIADIFVEKGLKDAGYEYVNLDDCWAVPERDAEGKLVADPVRFPHGIKAVADYVHAKGLKLGIYTSAGTRTCDSVGIPGALGHEFSDARQFADWGVDYLKYDNCNNQGVDAKERYTTMRDALAATGRPIVYSICEWGENKPWEWAAELGNLWRTTGDINDSWGSMLSIMKQNLPLSAAAGPGHWNDPDMLEVGNGGMTDTEYRTHFSMWSVMAAPLLIGSDLRTASRETFDILSNEEVIAVDQDPLGKQGKVLSSEGGRWVVAKEMKDGSRAVALFNETGSPQRIATTAAAVGLPRASGYTVRDLWDHTTRNTAGGLSTTVPPHGTVLLRVAADRRWAAHPPGVELALEGSPLVEAGRTATLTTKATDLGRTPALTVSAALTGPSGWRVEAASPTRTAALPTGGALATRWRVTAPAGASPGGYDLALTAQYRSPTGERIRSAVAFRAHVVVPPPAGGGYLGDLPQLSASNGYGPVEKDTSNGESAAGDGHPLTIGGQVYAKGLGVHAASSVEYYAGGACDTVTAQVGVDDEKGSKGSVAFEIRADGRKAASTGVLTNAMAPQPLSADVTGAQVVRLVVTDGGDGVDSDHGDWGDLRITC from the coding sequence ATGCGTCATCTTCCAAGCCGTCCCACCCGAGCGAGCCGCCGCAGAGTCCTCGGAGCCCTGGTCGCGGGCCTCCTGTGTACGGCGGGGACCGTGGTGCCCGCCGCCGCGCACGCCCCCGCGCCGCCGCCTGCCGCCGGTCCCCGGGCCGCGAACGGACTGGCCCTCACCCCGCCCATGGGATTCAACAACTGGAACTCCACGCATTGCCGCGCCGAGTTCGACGAGGAAATGGTCAGGGGAATCGCCGACATCTTCGTGGAGAAGGGACTGAAGGACGCCGGGTACGAGTACGTCAATCTGGACGACTGCTGGGCGGTTCCGGAACGCGACGCGGAGGGAAAGCTGGTAGCCGATCCGGTGCGCTTTCCGCACGGCATCAAAGCGGTCGCGGACTATGTACACGCGAAGGGCCTCAAACTGGGGATCTACACCAGCGCCGGCACCAGGACCTGCGACAGCGTGGGCATTCCCGGAGCACTCGGCCATGAATTCAGCGACGCGCGGCAATTCGCCGACTGGGGCGTGGACTACCTCAAGTACGACAACTGCAACAACCAGGGCGTGGACGCCAAGGAGCGCTATACGACCATGCGCGACGCGCTCGCCGCGACCGGACGGCCCATCGTCTACAGCATCTGCGAATGGGGCGAGAACAAGCCCTGGGAATGGGCCGCCGAACTCGGCAATCTCTGGCGCACCACGGGCGACATCAACGACAGCTGGGGCAGCATGCTGTCGATCATGAAGCAGAACCTCCCGCTGTCCGCCGCGGCCGGTCCCGGCCACTGGAACGACCCCGACATGCTGGAGGTCGGCAACGGCGGGATGACGGACACCGAGTACCGCACCCACTTCTCGATGTGGTCGGTGATGGCGGCGCCGCTGCTCATCGGCTCCGACCTGCGCACCGCGTCCCGGGAGACCTTCGACATCCTCTCCAACGAGGAGGTCATCGCCGTCGACCAGGACCCGCTGGGCAAGCAGGGCAAGGTGCTCTCCTCCGAGGGCGGACGCTGGGTCGTGGCCAAGGAGATGAAGGACGGCTCCCGCGCCGTGGCGCTGTTCAACGAGACCGGCAGCCCCCAGCGGATCGCCACCACGGCCGCGGCGGTGGGCCTCCCGCGCGCCTCCGGGTACACCGTGCGCGACCTGTGGGACCACACCACCCGCAACACGGCGGGCGGGCTCTCGACGACCGTGCCCCCGCACGGCACCGTGCTGCTGCGCGTCGCGGCCGACCGCCGCTGGGCCGCGCACCCGCCCGGCGTCGAACTCGCCCTGGAGGGCAGCCCGCTGGTCGAGGCGGGCCGCACCGCCACGCTGACGACGAAGGCCACCGACCTGGGCCGCACGCCCGCGCTCACGGTCTCCGCCGCGCTCACCGGCCCGTCCGGCTGGCGGGTGGAGGCCGCATCGCCGACGCGGACGGCCGCGCTGCCCACCGGCGGCGCGCTGGCCACCCGGTGGCGGGTGACGGCCCCCGCCGGAGCGTCCCCCGGCGGCTACGACCTGGCGCTCACCGCCCAGTACCGCTCCCCCACCGGTGAGCGGATCCGGTCCGCCGTCGCGTTCCGGGCCCATGTGGTGGTGCCGCCCCCGGCCGGCGGCGGCTACCTCGGTGACCTGCCGCAGCTCAGCGCCTCCAACGGCTACGGCCCCGTAGAGAAGGACACCAGCAACGGCGAGAGCGCCGCGGGCGACGGCCACCCGCTGACAATCGGCGGCCAGGTGTACGCCAAGGGGCTCGGTGTGCACGCGGCGAGCAGCGTCGAGTACTACGCGGGCGGCGCGTGCGACACCGTGACGGCGCAGGTGGGAGTGGACGACGAGAAGGGATCCAAGGGCAGCGTCGCCTTCGAGATCCGGGCGGACGGCAGGAAGGCCGCGTCCACCGGGGTCCTGACCAACGCGATGGCCCCGCAGCCCCTCTCGGCGGACGTGACCGGGGCCCAGGTCGTCCGTCTGGTGGTGACGGACGGCGGCGACGGCGTCGACTCGGACCACGGGGACTGGGGAGACCTGCGGATCACCTGCTGA
- a CDS encoding electron transfer flavoprotein subunit alpha/FixB family protein, with translation MAEVLVYVDHLDGAVRKPTLELLTLARRIGEPVAVALGNGAADTADVLAEHGAVKVLTADAPEFADYLVVPKVDALQAAFDAVSPAAVLLSSSAEAKEIAARLAVRIGSGIITDAVDLEAGDQGPVATQSAFAASYTTKSRVSKGVPVITVKPNSAPVEAASAAGAVETLAVTFSAQATGTKVLSRTPRESTGRPELTEAAIVVSGGRGVNGAENFAVIEALADSLGAAVGASRAAVDAGWYPHTNQVGQTGKSVSPQLYIANGISGAIQHRAGMQTSKTIVAVNKDAEAPIFDLVDYGVVGDLFAVVPQLTEEINTRKG, from the coding sequence ATGGCTGAAGTTCTCGTCTATGTCGACCACCTGGACGGTGCCGTCCGCAAGCCCACCCTGGAGCTGCTGACGCTCGCCCGCCGCATCGGTGAGCCCGTCGCCGTCGCCCTGGGCAACGGTGCCGCCGACACCGCCGACGTGCTGGCCGAGCACGGAGCGGTCAAGGTGCTGACCGCCGACGCCCCCGAGTTCGCCGACTACCTCGTCGTACCGAAGGTGGACGCGCTCCAGGCCGCCTTCGACGCCGTGTCCCCGGCCGCCGTGCTGCTGTCCTCCTCCGCGGAGGCCAAGGAGATCGCGGCCCGCCTCGCGGTGCGGATCGGCTCCGGCATCATCACCGACGCCGTCGACCTGGAGGCCGGTGACCAGGGCCCGGTGGCCACGCAGTCCGCGTTCGCCGCCTCGTACACGACCAAGTCCCGTGTCTCCAAGGGTGTTCCGGTCATCACGGTCAAGCCGAACTCCGCCCCGGTCGAGGCGGCCTCGGCCGCCGGTGCCGTGGAGACCCTCGCGGTCACCTTCTCGGCGCAGGCCACCGGCACGAAGGTCCTCTCGCGTACCCCGCGTGAGTCCACGGGCCGTCCGGAGCTGACGGAGGCCGCGATCGTGGTCTCCGGTGGCCGCGGCGTCAACGGCGCGGAGAACTTCGCGGTCATCGAGGCCCTGGCGGACTCGCTGGGCGCCGCCGTGGGCGCCTCGCGCGCCGCGGTGGACGCGGGCTGGTACCCGCACACCAACCAGGTCGGCCAGACCGGCAAGTCCGTCTCCCCGCAGCTCTACATCGCCAACGGCATCTCCGGCGCCATCCAGCACCGGGCCGGCATGCAGACCTCGAAGACCATCGTCGCGGTCAACAAGGACGCCGAGGCCCCGATCTTCGACCTCGTGGACTACGGCGTCGTCGGCGACCTCTTCGCCGTCGTCCCCCAGCTCACCGAGGAGATCAACACCCGCAAGGGCTGA
- a CDS encoding ROK family protein encodes MQTDLVAALDIGGTKIAGALVDRDGGLVVRAQRPTPARESGERVMDAVGGVLADLAASPYWGGATAVGIGSAGPVDAAAGTVSPVNVPGWRGFPLVERVADATGGLPVTLVGDGVAITAAEHWLGAARGHDNALCMVVSTGVGGGLVLGGALHPGPSGNAGHIGHISVDLDGDLCPCGARGCVERIASGPNIARRALDAGWRPGPDGDATAVGVAAAARAGDPVAVASFERAAQALAAGIAATATLVEIDIAVIGGGVAGAGELLFAPLRTALRRYATLSFVQHLTVVPAVMGNDAGLVGAAAAALATTARPLADPLSR; translated from the coding sequence ATGCAGACCGACCTCGTCGCCGCCCTCGATATCGGGGGCACCAAGATCGCCGGCGCGTTGGTGGACCGGGACGGCGGGCTCGTGGTGCGCGCCCAGCGGCCGACGCCCGCGCGGGAGAGCGGCGAACGCGTCATGGACGCGGTCGGCGGCGTCCTCGCCGACCTGGCCGCGTCCCCGTACTGGGGCGGCGCGACGGCCGTGGGCATCGGCAGCGCAGGCCCGGTGGACGCCGCCGCGGGCACGGTCAGCCCGGTCAACGTGCCCGGCTGGCGGGGCTTCCCGCTGGTCGAGCGCGTCGCGGACGCCACCGGCGGCCTCCCGGTCACGCTGGTCGGCGACGGCGTCGCGATCACGGCGGCGGAGCACTGGCTCGGCGCGGCGCGGGGCCATGACAACGCGCTGTGCATGGTCGTCTCGACCGGTGTCGGCGGCGGGCTCGTCCTGGGCGGCGCCCTGCACCCCGGCCCCAGCGGAAACGCCGGCCACATCGGGCACATCAGCGTGGACCTCGACGGCGACCTCTGCCCGTGCGGGGCGCGCGGCTGCGTCGAACGCATCGCGAGCGGCCCCAACATTGCGCGCCGCGCGCTGGACGCCGGCTGGCGGCCCGGTCCGGACGGCGACGCGACCGCGGTCGGCGTCGCGGCCGCCGCCCGGGCCGGCGACCCGGTCGCCGTGGCCTCCTTCGAACGCGCCGCGCAGGCCCTGGCGGCGGGGATCGCCGCGACGGCGACCCTGGTCGAGATCGACATCGCGGTGATCGGCGGCGGGGTGGCCGGGGCGGGCGAGCTGCTGTTCGCCCCGCTGCGCACGGCCCTGCGCCGGTACGCCACACTCTCCTTCGTCCAGCACCTGACCGTGGTGCCCGCGGTCATGGGCAACGACGCGGGCCTGGTCGGGGCGGCGGCGGCCGCGCTGGCCACCACCGCCCGGCCGCTCGCGGACCCGCTCAGCAGGTGA
- a CDS encoding carbohydrate ABC transporter permease: protein MTTTQTTRAVPATPERARRGLRPGRLGVHAFLMAVSLAFLAPLLLAVYASLRPYDETSEYGYFSLPRHLSLDYYRQAFTDSGMTKYFVNTLIIAVPGVLITLFLASFVAFALARLKMRGGLVLLMLFTAGNLLPQQVIVTPLYVVFNRIPLPYWMSDSMTMFDSYWAVVLVQIGFQIGFCVFVLANFMRTLPVEILEAAVVDGAGVWTRFWRITLPLCRPALAALGTLQFTWMYNDFLWALVFISDGDKLPITSALNNLRGQFFTDYNLLAAGSVIVALPTLVVFLLLQRHFIAGLTLGSGKG, encoded by the coding sequence ATGACCACCACGCAGACCACCCGCGCGGTCCCGGCCACCCCTGAGAGGGCCCGCCGCGGGCTCCGGCCCGGCCGGCTCGGTGTGCACGCCTTCCTGATGGCGGTCTCGCTGGCCTTCCTCGCCCCGCTGCTGCTCGCGGTCTACGCCTCGCTGCGGCCGTACGACGAGACCTCCGAGTACGGCTACTTCTCGCTGCCGCGCCACCTCTCGCTGGACTACTACCGGCAGGCGTTCACCGACTCCGGCATGACGAAGTACTTCGTCAACACCCTGATCATCGCGGTGCCGGGCGTCCTGATCACCCTGTTCCTCGCCTCGTTCGTGGCCTTCGCGCTCGCCCGGCTGAAGATGCGCGGCGGCCTGGTCCTGCTGATGCTCTTCACAGCCGGCAACCTGCTCCCGCAGCAGGTGATCGTCACCCCGCTGTACGTCGTCTTCAACCGCATCCCGCTGCCGTACTGGATGTCCGACTCGATGACGATGTTCGACTCCTACTGGGCCGTCGTCCTGGTGCAGATCGGCTTCCAGATCGGCTTCTGCGTTTTCGTCCTGGCCAACTTCATGCGCACCCTGCCGGTGGAGATCCTGGAGGCGGCGGTGGTGGACGGGGCCGGGGTGTGGACGCGGTTCTGGCGGATCACCCTGCCGCTGTGCCGCCCGGCGCTCGCCGCGCTCGGCACGCTCCAGTTCACCTGGATGTACAACGACTTCCTGTGGGCGCTGGTCTTCATCTCCGACGGCGACAAACTGCCCATCACCTCCGCGCTGAACAACCTGCGCGGGCAGTTCTTCACCGACTACAACCTGCTCGCCGCCGGCTCGGTGATCGTCGCGCTGCCGACGCTCGTCGTCTTCCTGCTGCTCCAGCGGCACTTCATCGCCGGACTCACGCTGGGGTCCGGCAAGGGGTGA
- a CDS encoding electron transfer flavoprotein subunit beta/FixA family protein — MSLRIVVTVKYVPDATGDRHFADDLTLDREDVDGLLSELDEYAVEQALQIAEAADDAEVTVLTVGPEDAKDALRKALSMGADKAVHVEDDDLHGTDALGTSLVLAKAVEETGYDLVISGMASTDGTMGVVPALLAERLGVPQVTLLSQVSVEGGVVRGRRDGDSASEELEASLPAVVSVTDQSGEARYPSFKGIMAAKKKPVKSLDLDDLGIDADEVGLAGAWTAVDSATERPARTAGTIVKDEGEGGKQLAEFLAGQKFI, encoded by the coding sequence GTGAGCTTGAGGATCGTTGTCACTGTGAAGTACGTGCCCGACGCGACCGGTGACCGGCATTTCGCCGATGACCTGACGTTGGACCGTGAGGACGTCGACGGTCTGCTGTCGGAGCTGGACGAGTATGCGGTCGAGCAGGCGTTGCAGATTGCGGAGGCGGCTGACGATGCGGAGGTCACCGTGTTGACGGTGGGTCCGGAGGATGCCAAGGACGCGTTGCGCAAGGCGTTGTCGATGGGTGCGGACAAGGCGGTGCACGTCGAGGACGACGATCTGCACGGTACGGACGCGCTGGGTACGTCGCTGGTGCTGGCGAAGGCGGTCGAGGAGACCGGGTACGACCTGGTGATCTCGGGGATGGCGTCGACGGACGGCACGATGGGTGTGGTTCCGGCGCTGCTGGCGGAGCGGCTGGGTGTGCCGCAGGTGACGCTGCTGTCGCAGGTGTCGGTCGAGGGCGGTGTGGTGCGGGGGCGCCGGGACGGGGACAGTGCGTCGGAGGAGCTGGAGGCGTCGCTTCCGGCGGTCGTGTCGGTGACCGACCAGTCGGGTGAGGCCCGTTACCCGTCGTTCAAGGGGATCATGGCGGCGAAGAAGAAGCCGGTGAAGTCCCTGGACCTGGACGATCTGGGGATCGACGCGGACGAGGTGGGTCTGGCGGGTGCGTGGACCGCGGTCGACTCCGCGACCGAGCGTCCGGCCCGTACCGCGGGCACGATCGTGAAGGACGAGGGCGAGGGCGGCAAGCAGCTGGCCGAGTTCCTGGCCGGCCAGAAGTTCATCTGA
- a CDS encoding carbohydrate ABC transporter permease, with protein MPFISGRRTGRRGTRRYTRRDLVVLGVLLGLPVLLDLAIVWGPTLASVVLSFTSWDGIGDIEWVGTRNYTNLFTNYPQFWPAARHNLLWLAFLGLVATPFGLLLAVLIDRGVRFSRFYQSTLYMPVVLSLAVVGFIAQLVFSRDQGALNAVLGDTETPTDWLGDPDLNIWMVLLAAAWRHTGYVMILYLAGLKAVDRSLKEAAAIDGASEAQTFFRVVFPTLRPVNVIVGVITVIESLRAFDIVYAVNHGRNGLELLSVLVTDNIIGEASRIGFGSAIAVVLLTVSLGFVVTYLVQELRGEKDR; from the coding sequence GTGCCGTTCATCTCGGGGAGGCGCACCGGACGACGGGGCACGCGGCGGTACACCCGCCGCGACCTCGTGGTGCTCGGTGTGCTGCTCGGCCTGCCCGTCCTGCTGGACCTCGCCATCGTCTGGGGCCCGACCCTGGCCTCCGTCGTCCTCTCGTTCACCAGCTGGGACGGGATCGGCGACATCGAGTGGGTCGGGACCCGCAATTACACGAACCTCTTCACGAACTACCCGCAGTTCTGGCCAGCCGCCCGGCACAACCTGCTCTGGCTCGCCTTCCTCGGCCTCGTCGCCACCCCGTTCGGGCTGCTCCTGGCCGTACTGATCGACCGGGGCGTGCGGTTCAGCCGCTTCTACCAGTCCACGCTGTACATGCCCGTCGTGCTCTCGCTCGCGGTGGTCGGCTTCATCGCCCAGCTCGTCTTCTCGCGTGACCAGGGCGCGCTCAACGCCGTACTCGGCGACACGGAGACGCCGACGGACTGGCTCGGCGATCCGGACCTCAACATCTGGATGGTCCTGCTGGCCGCCGCCTGGCGGCACACCGGCTATGTGATGATCCTCTACCTCGCCGGGCTCAAGGCCGTCGACCGGTCCCTCAAGGAGGCGGCGGCGATCGACGGGGCGAGCGAGGCGCAGACCTTCTTCCGCGTCGTCTTCCCGACCCTGCGGCCGGTCAACGTCATCGTCGGCGTCATCACCGTCATCGAGTCGCTGCGCGCCTTCGACATCGTGTACGCGGTCAACCACGGGCGCAACGGCCTGGAACTGCTCTCCGTGCTCGTCACCGACAACATCATCGGCGAGGCCAGCCGGATCGGCTTCGGCTCCGCGATCGCCGTCGTCCTGCTGACCGTCTCCCTCGGATTCGTGGTGACGTACCTGGTCCAGGAGCTCCGAGGGGAGAAAGACCGATGA
- a CDS encoding ABC transporter substrate-binding protein, which yields MSRRSLLRGAALGAGAVTLPALLTACGGGPGGDGKTVTLGSNASDPIPKKAFADAFKAYAAQSDGRKVKVNTVDHNTFQENINRYLQGKPDDVFMWFAGYRMQFFAKKGLLYDISDNWQHYTGFSDALKDQSSGEDGKQYLTPYYYYPWAVFHRKSLFTDRGYQVPRTLDEYVALAKQMKKDKLDPIAFCDKDGWPAMGTFDYINMRTNGYEFHKSLMAGQEAWTDKRVRDVFDTWRRLLPYCQPGANGRTWQEAATSLQKREAGMTVLGLPHPGAQFPKAEQTDLDFFPFPEIDPEHGQDAVEAPIDGFLLAKKSKNLKNKKTLESAKDLVKWLATGKAEDIYLKSDPNNIAVSEEADTSGYSAIQKKAVELVSGAKQISQFLDRDTRPDFASTVMIPAIQKFISSPDDVDGLVNDIERQKKTIFASD from the coding sequence ATGTCCCGGCGGAGCCTGCTGCGCGGCGCGGCGCTCGGTGCCGGCGCGGTCACGCTTCCCGCCCTGCTCACCGCGTGCGGCGGCGGACCCGGTGGCGACGGCAAGACCGTCACCCTGGGATCGAATGCCTCCGACCCCATTCCCAAGAAAGCGTTCGCCGACGCGTTCAAGGCGTACGCCGCGCAGTCGGACGGCCGGAAGGTGAAGGTCAACACCGTCGACCACAACACCTTCCAGGAGAACATCAACCGCTATCTCCAGGGCAAGCCCGACGACGTCTTCATGTGGTTCGCCGGGTACCGCATGCAGTTCTTCGCGAAGAAGGGCCTGCTGTACGACATCAGCGACAACTGGCAGCACTACACGGGATTCTCCGACGCCTTGAAGGACCAGTCCAGCGGCGAGGACGGCAAGCAGTACCTCACCCCGTACTACTACTATCCGTGGGCCGTCTTCCACCGGAAGAGCCTGTTCACCGATCGCGGCTATCAGGTGCCCAGAACGCTCGACGAGTACGTGGCGCTCGCCAAGCAGATGAAGAAGGACAAGCTGGACCCCATCGCGTTCTGCGACAAGGACGGCTGGCCCGCCATGGGCACCTTCGACTACATCAACATGCGCACCAACGGATACGAATTCCACAAGAGCCTCATGGCCGGTCAGGAAGCCTGGACGGACAAACGCGTCCGGGACGTCTTCGACACCTGGCGGCGCCTTCTTCCGTACTGCCAGCCCGGCGCCAACGGCCGCACCTGGCAGGAGGCCGCCACCAGCCTCCAGAAGCGCGAGGCGGGCATGACCGTCCTCGGTCTGCCCCACCCCGGCGCGCAGTTCCCCAAGGCCGAGCAGACCGACCTGGACTTCTTCCCCTTCCCCGAGATCGACCCCGAGCACGGCCAGGACGCCGTGGAGGCGCCCATCGACGGGTTCCTGCTGGCCAAGAAGTCCAAGAACCTGAAGAACAAGAAGACGCTGGAGAGCGCCAAGGACCTGGTGAAGTGGCTCGCCACCGGGAAGGCCGAGGACATCTACCTCAAGAGCGACCCCAACAACATCGCGGTCAGCGAGGAGGCGGACACCTCCGGGTACTCCGCGATCCAGAAGAAGGCCGTCGAACTCGTCTCGGGCGCCAAGCAGATCTCGCAGTTCCTCGACCGGGACACCCGTCCGGACTTCGCGTCCACGGTCATGATCCCCGCGATCCAGAAGTTCATCAGCAGCCCAGACGACGTGGACGGCCTGGTCAACGACATCGAACGGCAGAAGAAGACCATCTTCGCCTCGGACTGA
- a CDS encoding LacI family DNA-binding transcriptional regulator, whose amino-acid sequence MAETARHPEPRYGNRPTMKDVAARAGVGLKTVSRVVNSEPGVTPDTERRVQEAIEALGFRRNDSARVLRKGRTASIGLVLEDLADPFYGPLSRAVEEVARAHGALLINGSSAEDPEREQELVLALCARRVDGLIVIPAADDHRYLEPEIKAGVATVFVDRPAGQIQADMVLSDSFGGAREGVAHLIAHGHRRIGFIGDQPRIHTATERLRGYHAAMAEAGITVEDSWVSLGSTDPGRVRAAADAMLSGPEPVTALFSGNNRVTVTVVRALADRERPVALVGFDDIELADLLGITVVSQDAAAAGRTAAEHLFRRLDGAGHPPARVELPTRLIARGSGELPPA is encoded by the coding sequence GTGGCCGAGACCGCCCGCCATCCCGAGCCCCGTTACGGCAACCGGCCGACCATGAAGGACGTGGCCGCCCGGGCGGGGGTGGGGCTGAAGACGGTGTCGCGCGTGGTCAACAGCGAGCCGGGGGTCACCCCGGACACCGAGCGCCGGGTGCAGGAGGCGATCGAGGCGCTGGGCTTCCGCCGGAACGACAGCGCGCGGGTGCTGCGCAAGGGCCGGACCGCCTCCATCGGCCTGGTCCTGGAGGACCTGGCGGACCCCTTCTACGGGCCGCTGAGCCGCGCGGTCGAGGAGGTGGCCCGGGCGCACGGCGCCCTGCTGATCAACGGGTCGAGCGCCGAGGACCCGGAGCGCGAGCAGGAGCTGGTCCTCGCCCTCTGCGCGCGCCGGGTCGACGGGCTCATCGTGATCCCGGCCGCCGACGACCACCGCTATCTGGAGCCGGAGATCAAGGCCGGGGTCGCGACGGTCTTCGTGGACCGCCCGGCCGGGCAGATCCAGGCGGACATGGTGCTCTCGGACAGCTTCGGCGGGGCGCGCGAGGGCGTCGCCCATCTGATCGCGCACGGCCACCGCCGTATCGGCTTCATCGGCGACCAGCCCCGTATCCACACCGCGACCGAGCGCCTGCGGGGTTACCACGCGGCGATGGCGGAGGCCGGGATAACCGTCGAGGACTCCTGGGTCTCGCTGGGCTCCACGGACCCCGGCCGGGTCCGCGCCGCCGCCGATGCGATGCTCTCGGGCCCGGAGCCCGTGACGGCGCTCTTCTCCGGCAACAACCGCGTGACGGTGACGGTGGTGCGCGCCCTCGCGGACCGGGAGCGGCCGGTCGCCCTGGTCGGCTTCGACGACATCGAGCTGGCGGACCTGCTCGGCATCACCGTCGTCTCCCAGGACGCGGCGGCGGCGGGCCGCACCGCCGCCGAACACCTCTTCCGGCGCCTGGACGGGGCCGGTCACCCGCCGGCCCGCGTGGAACTCCCGACCCGGCTGATCGCCCGCGGCTCCGGGGAGCTCCCCCCGGCCTGA
- a CDS encoding DUF6986 family protein, producing MGQQEKVATSLAGAVSDGISASLAPVDAELARRYPGDPGTRQPVHTVYVPGDVFTAGTLRTWGDEALKALDEHAPDAAALAGVLGIPDELAGPVHDRVRAKLEREPVEDLRIDFEDGYGPRSDAEEDEAAARAARLVSEAYADGTAAPYMGIRMKCMEAAVRDRGIRTTDVFLTGLMRAGGLPDGLVLTLPKVTYPEQVTAFVQLLEAFEQAHGLPEGRIGFEIQIETSQSILAADGTAAVARMIDAARGRATGLHYGTFDYSACVGVSAAYQASDHPAADHAKAVMQVAAAGTGVRVSDGSTNVLPVGPTPQVHEAWRLHYGLTRRALARAYYQGWDMHPGHLPTRYAAVYMFYREGLEQAAARLAAYVSKAGGDVMDEPATAKALSGYLLRGIDCGALDTDEVAKLTGLTRADLDAFASPRRGTLTVTAP from the coding sequence ATGGGTCAGCAGGAGAAGGTGGCGACGAGCCTCGCCGGTGCGGTCAGCGACGGGATCAGCGCGTCCCTCGCGCCGGTGGACGCCGAACTCGCCCGCCGCTACCCGGGCGACCCCGGCACCCGCCAGCCCGTGCACACGGTCTACGTACCGGGCGACGTCTTCACGGCCGGGACCCTGCGCACCTGGGGCGACGAGGCGCTGAAGGCGCTGGACGAGCACGCCCCCGACGCGGCGGCCCTCGCCGGAGTGCTCGGCATCCCGGACGAGCTGGCCGGGCCCGTCCACGACCGCGTACGCGCCAAGCTGGAGCGCGAGCCGGTCGAAGACCTCAGGATCGACTTCGAGGACGGCTACGGACCCCGCTCCGACGCCGAGGAGGACGAGGCGGCGGCCCGCGCGGCCCGGCTCGTCTCGGAGGCGTACGCCGACGGCACGGCCGCCCCGTACATGGGCATCCGGATGAAGTGCATGGAAGCCGCCGTCCGCGACCGGGGCATCCGCACCACGGACGTCTTCCTGACCGGCCTCATGCGGGCGGGCGGCCTCCCCGACGGGCTCGTCCTCACCCTGCCGAAGGTGACGTACCCCGAGCAGGTCACCGCCTTCGTCCAGCTCCTCGAAGCCTTCGAGCAGGCGCACGGGCTGCCCGAGGGGCGCATCGGCTTCGAGATCCAGATCGAGACCAGCCAGTCCATCCTGGCCGCCGACGGCACCGCCGCCGTGGCCCGCATGATCGACGCGGCGCGGGGGCGGGCGACCGGGCTGCACTACGGCACGTTCGACTACAGCGCCTGCGTCGGCGTCAGCGCCGCGTACCAGGCGAGCGACCACCCGGCCGCCGACCACGCCAAGGCCGTCATGCAGGTCGCCGCGGCCGGCACCGGCGTACGCGTATCCGACGGCTCGACCAACGTCCTGCCCGTCGGGCCGACGCCGCAGGTCCACGAGGCGTGGCGGCTGCACTACGGCCTCACGCGCCGCGCCCTGGCCCGCGCCTACTACCAGGGCTGGGACATGCACCCGGGCCACCTGCCGACCCGTTACGCGGCCGTCTACATGTTCTACCGCGAGGGACTGGAGCAGGCCGCCGCCCGGCTCGCCGCGTACGTCTCCAAGGCCGGCGGCGACGTGATGGACGAACCGGCCACCGCCAAGGCGCTCAGCGGGTACCTGCTGCGCGGCATCGACTGCGGCGCCCTGGACACCGACGAGGTGGCGAAGCTGACCGGGCTGACCCGCGCGGACCTGGACGCCTTCGCCTCGCCCCGGCGCGGCACCCTGACGGTCACCGCGCCCTGA